A single region of the Paraburkholderia sprentiae WSM5005 genome encodes:
- a CDS encoding MarR family winged helix-turn-helix transcriptional regulator — translation MSEGVYGEQATGRVTHSLLRLSTAMRSQAWEWAEGAGLTPTQGEILVLLMQRKGPMRLGEIARETALTAATTSDAVSTLETKGLVEKRRALDDGRALAVRLTSRGRTAAKRAAQWPDFLSKAVGALRDDEQSVLYRTLLKTIYQLEAHNTIPSHRMCLSCTHFQPSKNPKKAPHHCALLDLNMSDTDLRLDCSVHETADVATQKKTWKIFVQ, via the coding sequence ATGAGCGAAGGCGTATACGGAGAACAGGCGACCGGGCGAGTGACCCACAGCCTCTTGCGATTGAGCACGGCGATGCGAAGCCAGGCTTGGGAATGGGCGGAAGGCGCGGGCCTCACGCCGACCCAGGGCGAAATCCTCGTGCTGCTGATGCAACGTAAGGGGCCGATGCGGCTCGGCGAAATCGCGCGTGAAACGGCGCTCACCGCCGCGACCACCAGCGATGCGGTCAGCACGCTCGAGACCAAAGGCCTCGTCGAAAAGCGTCGCGCGCTCGACGACGGTCGTGCGCTCGCAGTACGCTTGACCTCGCGTGGGCGCACCGCTGCGAAACGCGCCGCGCAATGGCCGGACTTCCTGTCCAAGGCGGTCGGCGCGCTGCGCGACGACGAGCAGTCGGTGTTGTATCGCACGCTGCTCAAGACCATCTATCAGCTTGAAGCGCACAACACGATTCCGTCGCATCGTATGTGCCTGAGCTGCACGCATTTCCAGCCGAGCAAAAATCCGAAGAAGGCCCCGCATCACTGCGCGCTGCTCGACCTGAACATGTCGGACACCGATCTGCGTCTCGACTGCTCCGTGCACGAAACCGCGGACGTGGCGACCCAGAAGAAGACCTGGAAGATCTTCGTCCAATAA
- a CDS encoding YbdK family carboxylate-amine ligase, with protein sequence MSLEPFIDSKPFTFGIELEMQIVNTHDYDLTKAGTDLLRLIKDEKIPGNITPEITESMIELSTGICTSHEQAVADLRKIRDTLVSAADHLNVGLCGGGTHAFQQWSERQIVDTPRFQYLSELYGYLAKQFTVFGQHVHIGCPNPNSALYLLHSMSRFIPHFIALSASSPFVQGVDTGFHSARLNSVFAFPLSGRAPFVLTWDSFEEYFSKMVHTGVVNSMKDFYWDIRPKPGFGTIEVRVMDTPFSVDRAAAIACYIQTLARHLLLDKPIMPHEDDYLVYTFNRFEACRFGLGGTCINPQTGERKTISEDILETLEQIKPHAQALGSVNALAEVGAIARGQVNDATWLRSVFAQEKSLHEVVRQQCLQWRA encoded by the coding sequence ATGTCACTCGAACCCTTCATCGATTCGAAACCGTTCACGTTCGGTATCGAGCTCGAAATGCAGATCGTCAATACGCACGACTATGATCTGACCAAAGCCGGCACGGATCTGCTGCGCCTAATCAAGGACGAAAAAATCCCCGGCAATATCACGCCGGAAATCACCGAAAGCATGATCGAGCTGTCGACCGGCATCTGCACGTCGCACGAACAGGCGGTCGCCGATCTGCGCAAGATTCGCGACACGCTGGTTTCCGCCGCCGATCATCTGAACGTCGGTCTGTGTGGCGGCGGCACCCATGCTTTTCAGCAATGGAGCGAGCGGCAGATCGTCGATACGCCACGCTTTCAGTATCTTTCCGAACTGTACGGCTATCTCGCGAAGCAGTTCACCGTGTTCGGCCAGCACGTACACATCGGTTGTCCGAATCCGAACAGCGCGCTCTATCTGCTTCATTCGATGTCGCGCTTCATTCCGCATTTCATCGCGCTGTCCGCGTCGTCGCCTTTCGTACAGGGCGTCGACACCGGATTCCATTCGGCACGACTGAATTCGGTGTTCGCGTTTCCGCTGTCGGGCCGCGCGCCGTTCGTGCTCACGTGGGACAGCTTCGAGGAGTATTTTTCGAAGATGGTCCACACGGGCGTCGTCAACAGCATGAAGGATTTCTATTGGGATATCCGCCCGAAGCCGGGTTTCGGCACGATCGAGGTCCGGGTGATGGATACGCCGTTTTCGGTGGATCGCGCCGCGGCGATCGCCTGCTACATCCAGACGCTCGCGCGTCATCTGCTGCTCGATAAGCCGATCATGCCGCACGAAGACGACTATCTGGTCTACACGTTCAACCGTTTCGAAGCCTGCCGCTTCGGCCTCGGCGGCACCTGCATCAATCCGCAAACCGGTGAACGCAAGACGATTTCCGAAGATATTCTCGAAACGCTCGAGCAGATCAAACCGCATGCGCAAGCGCTCGGTTCGGTCAACGCGCTGGCTGAAGTCGGCGCGATCGCGCGCGGTCAGGTCAACGACGCGACATGGCTGCGCAGCGTGTTTGCCCAGGAAAAATCCTTGCATGAAGTGGTACGCCAGCAGTGTCTGCAGTGGCGTGCCTAG
- a CDS encoding cation:proton antiporter yields the protein MNSAFSFLPAWPLSPDAIFWAGLALLAAGLCGELCYRAWRLPRISGYAVIGLVAGAAGFGVIDADSASAARPLLDVALGLLLFELGSRLDLRWIRRNPWLILSSVAEATLTFVMVLPVLLFLHVPLMVATVLAAIAMATSPAMVIQLKTELRAEGQVTQRLLTLTALNSMYAVVIEKLVSSWLHQEVYGNVFATILQPLYLLVGSLVLAYLLARTCTFFYRRLNMQDEHSFVALFGLVLLAIAIAHLFKLSTILALLAAGIIVKNHEARPQLWPQHFGTAGWLLTVILFVLTLTSFEWKHIALGGVAALGLIVARLVAKLVGVLAFAKPSGLNWKQGVALGLSLSPMSALAYLLVDDTYNLYPNFDPQLRAIVMCSIFVLQILGPWLVYRSLAVVAERREQ from the coding sequence ATGAATTCGGCGTTTTCGTTCCTGCCAGCGTGGCCGCTTTCACCCGACGCCATTTTCTGGGCGGGTCTCGCATTGCTTGCCGCCGGTCTATGCGGCGAGCTTTGCTATCGCGCGTGGCGTTTGCCGCGCATTTCCGGCTACGCCGTGATCGGTCTCGTGGCCGGCGCGGCCGGCTTTGGCGTGATCGACGCTGATTCAGCGAGCGCCGCGCGGCCGCTGCTCGACGTCGCGCTGGGTCTGTTGCTGTTCGAACTGGGCAGCCGGCTGGATCTGCGCTGGATCCGCCGTAATCCGTGGCTGATCCTGTCGAGCGTCGCCGAAGCGACGCTGACTTTCGTGATGGTCCTGCCCGTGCTGTTGTTTCTGCACGTGCCGCTGATGGTCGCGACCGTACTCGCCGCGATCGCGATGGCGACATCGCCGGCGATGGTGATCCAGCTCAAGACCGAACTGCGCGCCGAAGGCCAGGTCACGCAACGTCTTCTGACCTTAACCGCGCTGAACAGCATGTACGCGGTCGTGATCGAAAAGCTCGTGTCGAGCTGGCTGCATCAGGAGGTTTACGGCAACGTGTTCGCGACGATCCTGCAGCCGTTGTACCTGCTGGTCGGCTCGCTCGTGCTCGCGTATCTGCTGGCGCGCACCTGCACATTCTTCTATCGGCGCCTGAACATGCAGGACGAGCATTCGTTCGTGGCACTGTTCGGTCTCGTGCTGCTTGCGATCGCGATCGCGCATCTGTTCAAGCTGTCGACGATTCTCGCGCTGCTCGCCGCGGGCATCATCGTGAAGAACCATGAAGCGCGTCCGCAATTGTGGCCACAGCATTTCGGCACCGCGGGCTGGCTGCTGACGGTGATCCTGTTCGTGCTGACGCTGACGTCGTTCGAATGGAAGCACATCGCGTTGGGCGGCGTCGCGGCGCTGGGTCTGATCGTTGCTCGCCTCGTCGCGAAGCTGGTCGGCGTGCTTGCGTTCGCGAAGCCGAGCGGCCTGAACTGGAAGCAGGGCGTCGCGCTCGGCCTGTCGTTGTCACCGATGTCGGCGCTCGCGTACCTGCTCGTCGACGACACGTATAACCTGTACCCGAATTTCGATCCGCAATTGCGCGCGATCGTCATGTGTTCCATTTTCGTGCTGCAGATTCTCGGGCCATGGCTCGTTTATCGCAGCCTCGCGGTCGTCGCCGAGCGGCGCGAGCAGTAA